The Nitratidesulfovibrio sp. genome has a window encoding:
- a CDS encoding LrgB family protein: MNLYPAALPLLSGLFWSASTIALYLVARWVHARMGRWWTSPLCLAPLLLLALAIALHATYSDYIRSTHWLMVMLGPVTVAFALPIFEQRALIRRHWPVLLAGVATGSSLAMLSAWGLATLLGVSGAMRQSLLPRSISTPFAMTVSGSLGGVPDMTAVFVVLTGVFGAALGQLLLARLPLRTSLARGALLGMGAHGAGVAQARRVGDEEGAIASLVMILAGLVNVLAAPLLGLLLNPALGSSISPSLH, encoded by the coding sequence ATGAACCTTTACCCTGCCGCCCTGCCCCTGCTTTCCGGCCTGTTCTGGTCGGCATCCACCATCGCCCTGTACCTCGTGGCCCGATGGGTCCACGCCCGCATGGGCCGCTGGTGGACATCACCCCTGTGCCTTGCGCCGTTGCTGCTGCTGGCGCTGGCCATCGCCCTGCATGCCACCTACAGCGACTACATCCGCTCCACCCACTGGCTGATGGTCATGCTGGGCCCGGTGACCGTGGCCTTCGCCCTGCCCATCTTCGAGCAGCGCGCGCTGATCCGCCGCCACTGGCCGGTGCTGCTGGCGGGAGTCGCCACGGGCAGCAGCCTGGCCATGCTCTCGGCCTGGGGTCTGGCCACCCTGCTCGGTGTTTCGGGTGCCATGCGGCAAAGCCTGCTGCCGCGCTCCATCAGCACGCCCTTCGCCATGACCGTTTCGGGCAGCCTTGGAGGTGTGCCGGACATGACGGCGGTATTCGTGGTGCTTACGGGCGTATTCGGCGCGGCGCTGGGCCAACTGCTGCTGGCGCGGCTGCCCTTGCGCACCAGCCTTGCGCGCGGGGCGCTGCTGGGCATGGGCGCGCACGGCGCGGGCGTAGCACAGGCCCGCCGCGTAGGCGACGAGGAAGGCGCCATCGCCAGTCTGGTGATGATCCTGGCGGGGCTGGTCAACGTGCTGGCCGCCCCGTTGCTGGGCCTGTTGCTGAACCCGGCGCTGGGCTCGTCCATAAGCCCGTCGCTGCACTGA